Proteins encoded in a region of the Nitrospinota bacterium genome:
- a CDS encoding tRNA guanosine(34) transglycosylase Tgt, producing ALKRTHLWALRGLEYYMANIDVKRHALFGVIQGGIFKDLREESCRSMTSLPFDGYCLGGSLGKDKKEMFKIADWVIPHLPENKPRHLLGIGEPDDLLQGIKRGFDLFDCSFPYRLASFGTFLTGDKNKRYRIHITNQMYKKDKRPIEEKCVCYTCKNFQRGYLHHLFKSREILGYHLASTHNLNFIINWIKELRQKILKNRFEPE from the coding sequence GTGCCCTAAAGAGAACACATCTTTGGGCATTAAGAGGACTGGAGTATTATATGGCGAATATCGATGTTAAAAGGCATGCCCTTTTTGGTGTAATCCAGGGAGGGATTTTCAAAGATTTGAGAGAAGAGAGTTGTAGGTCCATGACAAGCCTTCCCTTTGATGGATATTGTTTGGGAGGTTCTCTAGGAAAAGACAAAAAAGAGATGTTCAAGATAGCTGATTGGGTGATACCTCATCTGCCGGAAAATAAGCCAAGACATCTCCTTGGTATCGGGGAACCGGATGACCTCCTTCAGGGAATAAAGAGAGGTTTTGATCTCTTTGACTGCTCATTTCCCTATAGGCTGGCTTCCTTTGGGACCTTTCTTACAGGGGATAAGAATAAGAGATATCGAATACACATAACAAATCAGATGTATAAGAAAGACAAAAGGCCAATAGAAGAAAAATGTGTGTGTTATACATGTAAGAATTTTCAAAGAGGCTATCTTCATCATCTTTTTAAAAGCCGAGAGATACTGGGTTATCATCTTGCTTCCACCCATAACCTTAACTTTATTATAAACTGGATAAAAGAATTGCGTCAGAAGATTTTGAAAAATAGATTTGAACCAGAATAA